The Verrucomicrobiota bacterium sequence TACTACCAAATCATGAAAACAGGGATTAACCGCAAAGTGCGGACAAAGCTCCGTTAGATGCTATGGTTGCGCGGACTCAAAAGGCATCACCTTTCTGGCGATGGGTTCTGATTGTATCAGAGTTGCTGCTCGGCAGTTATCTGATCACGATGGAGCTTGCTGGCCGTCACGCACGGCAAGAGACGGGAGCGTTTGTCGTGGTTGGTATCTTGGCATTTGTCGCTTGGGTTTTTCTTTTCTTTGGCAGTCCATTTCTTGTCTCGTCGCAGCGGTGGCTCGCCATTCTCGGCTGGTGCATTGCTGTTACTGCGATATTGATTCCAGTCTTGTGAAGAATGACCACAAACCCGAAGCATAACAAAATCGGTCGAGTGAAGCGCCGCTTGATTGGCGGACTGCTTGTTGGAGTCGTCCTGAGCACTTGTGTGGGATGTCAGACTTTCAAATTGTCTGAAGCAGACTTTGAGAAGCAGCAGAGCGGCAAGATGGTTGATCGCGAAACGGGCGAAGCGGTCGAGGTTGTGGGCACGGCAGGTTACTACGGAGCCATGATTGGTGCAGTCGTGGCAGAAGCACTTGGCAAATGAAGTCGAACGCCTATACGATTGATGGAATGAAGCGACAATGGTTTGGCGGTCGCGCACGACTGACGTTAGCCTTCGTCTCCTATGCCAGTCTTTGAGATCATCTTGGCGGTCATCGGCCTCGCGATGGTTTCTCTGTCGCTTGTGCTTTACCAGACCCGAACACACGATAAAAAGTTTCTTTCACGATTTTGGCTGAGCAGACGATTGCTTACCCGCCGAGAGTATGCGCTGAATCGTATTGGCTTTACTATAGCACTGGGTGCCGTGTTCAGGATTTGGATAGATGTGGTCGCTCTTATCTCTTACCACAGATGAGAGCGATGGGAAAATGGCCAAATAAAATCGGTCGAATCGCTCGCGTTTTAACCAGCCAACGGCGACAACGGTTGTCTTTTCACCTTCCGCAGTTCCGCCTGTCGGCGCAAGAATTCATGTTGTTCCGGTTCCGGCAATTCCGGCTGGTTGGCGCGCTGGGTCAGCGCCGTCAATTGACGGTCGATGAACTGATTGCGCAGACGCAGCAAAATGTCTTTCAACTGCTGTTCGGGGTTCGGAATCTTGCGTTCGTCGGCCAAGGCTTCAGTGATCAAACTGCGTGCTTCTCCGCCTTCCACGTTCGTGAGCAGCACAGCCACGTTCTGCCAGGTGTCGTTGCGATGCGCCGCCAGCCTTTTTGACACCACCTGCCGGACGACTGCATGCGATACCCAATCCAGATTCAGATGCGCCGCCACCCAATCAATCTGTTCATCGGAAAGCAACAGCAGTTTCAACAACCAAAATTCCTGCAACGAAGGACGCGGCGCGGCTTCGTCGGCAGCCTGGGTTTCTTCCGGCTGGGCAGTGGCGGTCGTGGGACGCGACACCTTCTTAAACTCCGCCCGCACCGACTCGGGCGAAACAGCCAGACGCAAGGCGGTTTTCTGCGCGTATTTGTCCGTCAACACCAGGTTGTTCGTTTTGTGCACGGCTTCGGCCATGTGCTTTAGCACGGCGTGCCGCCCTTTGTCTGTCGCCACGTCGTTGCTTGCGCAAAGCTGGTTCAAATAAAAATCAAAAAAACCTTCGGCCTTGTCGATCAATTGTTGAAACGCCGTTCCCCCGGATTCCTTGATGAAACTGTCGGGATCATGCGGCGCCGGCACGGTGACAACGCGAATGGCCAGATCGGAGGCGAGCAGACTGTCCAGCGAACGAACGGCGGCCGCCTGGCCGGCGGTGTCGGAATCGAAGCAGAGCACCACCTCCTCAACGTAGCGTTTGAGAATGCGCGTGTGATCGGCGGTCAAGGCCGTACCCTGCGGCGCGACGATGTTCTTGATGCCGGCCATGAAGCAGGCGATGAGATCGAGCTGGCCTTCGCAGATGATGGCAAAGCCCGCGTCGAGGATGGCGCGCTTCGACTTGTCGAGGCCGAAGAAAACTTTTCCCTTGGTAAAGATCGGTGTCTCCGGCGAGTTCACATACTTGGCGGTTTTCTCATCGCCGGACAAGACCCGCCCGCTGAACCCGATGACCCGCCCCTGCTCGTCGCAGATCGGAAAAATCAAACGTCCGCGAAACCGGTCGTAATAATGCCGGAGGTCAGACGTCAGAGGTCGGAGGTCAGAAGTCGGAGTTTCGACGTCTGATCTCTGACTTCTGTTATCTGCCTTCTGGATTATCAGCCCGGACTTTTCAACTACGGTAAGGTCGTGGCCTTTGCTTTTCGCCCAGTTGACGGTGTCGTCCCACGCTTCGGGCGCGTAGCCGAGGCGAAAGAGTTTCACCGCTTCGTCGGAGACCCCGCGTTTGGCGAGATAATCGCGCGCGATTTGACCGGCGGCATCGTTGCCGAGCGCGGTCTGCCAGCGTTGGGTGATTTGTTCGTGGATTTGCAGCAGCGTTTCCTTGAGATGCTTTGATTGCTGCTGGCCGGGAGTCTTTTCAAAATCCAGCGGGATCTTGGCGCGTTCGGCCAGCCGCTTCACGGCCTCGGGAAAATCAATGCTCTCAAATTCCTTGACGAAGGTGAACACATCACCGCCCTTGTGGCAGCCGAAGCAATGAAAAATCTGTTTGTGCGGATTGACGTTGAAGCTGGGCGTTTTCTCGCGGTGAAACGGACAGAGCGCGACAAAGTTGGCGCCCGCGCGTTTGAGCGGCACGTAGGAACCGATCACGTCAACGATGTCACTGGCGGAACGGACTTGTTCGAGTGTCGCGGGGGAGAAAAAGCCAGACATTGAATCAAACGGTCATCCGACCGGAATCAATTCGTCACAGCGGATTGAAT is a genomic window containing:
- a CDS encoding DNA primase, producing MSGFFSPATLEQVRSASDIVDVIGSYVPLKRAGANFVALCPFHREKTPSFNVNPHKQIFHCFGCHKGGDVFTFVKEFESIDFPEAVKRLAERAKIPLDFEKTPGQQQSKHLKETLLQIHEQITQRWQTALGNDAAGQIARDYLAKRGVSDEAVKLFRLGYAPEAWDDTVNWAKSKGHDLTVVEKSGLIIQKADNRSQRSDVETPTSDLRPLTSDLRHYYDRFRGRLIFPICDEQGRVIGFSGRVLSGDEKTAKYVNSPETPIFTKGKVFFGLDKSKRAILDAGFAIICEGQLDLIACFMAGIKNIVAPQGTALTADHTRILKRYVEEVVLCFDSDTAGQAAAVRSLDSLLASDLAIRVVTVPAPHDPDSFIKESGGTAFQQLIDKAEGFFDFYLNQLCASNDVATDKGRHAVLKHMAEAVHKTNNLVLTDKYAQKTALRLAVSPESVRAEFKKVSRPTTATAQPEETQAADEAAPRPSLQEFWLLKLLLLSDEQIDWVAAHLNLDWVSHAVVRQVVSKRLAAHRNDTWQNVAVLLTNVEGGEARSLITEALADERKIPNPEQQLKDILLRLRNQFIDRQLTALTQRANQPELPEPEQHEFLRRQAELRKVKRQPLSPLAG